Genomic window (Streptomyces sp. RerS4):
ATGCGGTGCAGCGCGTACGTGCGCACCTCGTCCGCCGTGTGGTCGTAGCCGGTGACGAAGCCGCCCTCCACCCGCACCGGGGCGATGACGCGCTGGCTCGCCGCCCCGTCGGCGTTGACGTAGCCGATCCACACCGCCGACCCCGTCAGCGCCGCCGCCTGCACCGTCGCCAGGGTCTCCGCCGCGCTGGTGAGCGGGAGTTCGCCCGGAGCCGGCGCCGGCGCCTGGCCGCCCGCCTCGGACGCGGGCTGCTTGCGGACCGCCGTCGCCGCCAGGTCGCCCGCGCGGATGGCCCGTACGGCGGCCCCCAGCAGCGTCGCGTCCGGCACCGGTGGCCCGTCCGGGACCGGCACCGGCGCCCGCCGGGCCGGGGTGCGGTGCGCGTCGGCCCGCGCCACCACCACGTCGCCCGTACGCGACTCCGCCGCCGGGGCGTAGCCCATGGCCCGCAGCCCGTCGAGCAGCGCCCCCGGTTCGGCCTGCGCCGCCAGGACGGTCGGCGCGAGCCGGCGCAGCCCGAGCCCGGCGGACCGCTTGTCGGCGAGGATCTCGCCCAGCATCGCGTCGTCGTCGCAGCGCACGTACGAGGACGCCGCCCCGACGCGCAGGTGCCCGTGCCGCCGGGCCACGTCGTCGATGAGGTACGCGAGCGGCTGCGGCACCGGCGTACGGCTGTGCTCGGCGAGGAAGGCGTGCAGGTCGGAGGCGGTGTGCCCGGCGTCCAGCGCGCGGCGTACCGACCCGGGCGTGAAGCGGTACACGGTGGCCCCGCCCTTGGACTCCACGTCGGCGAGCACCGCCAGCACCTCCGCGAGCGGCCGGCGCAGCGGGCCGGGGGCCACCGCCGTCAGGTCGGCCTGGAGCAGGACGTGGTCCACCGGCTCGGGCAGCAGCGGCGCCAGCAGCGGCGCCGGGTCGCGGTGCTCCAACAGGGCCCGGCCGAACGTGCTGAGCGCGCCCCGGCCGGTGACGCCGAGGACCTCCGCCTCGGTCAGGGTCCAGTGCGCGAGGCGGGCGCGCAGGTCGCTCGTACCGCGTGCCGGGCGTTCCCACGCGAGCCGTTCGAGGAGCGTGTCCGGCCGCGCCGAGCCGCCCTCGGGCAGGTCGGCGAGGAGGTCGAGCACGCGGCGGCGTACCTCGGGGGCGGCCGAGCGGTCCAGGTCGGCGCCGAGCACCGACAGGGTGCGGCCCTTGGCGTCCTGCTCGCCGGCCAGGCCGGCGGTGCGGGTGGCGGGCAGCCAGGCCGTGGCGAGCGCCGACCAGCGTTCGGCGGGCGGGAGTTCGGTCCAGTCGTCGAAGGCGGGGGTCGGCGCGTACCGCTCGTCGGTCTCCCCGTCGCTCGCCAGCAGCCCGGCCGCGTAGGCCAGCTCGATCCAGAACGCCGCCTGCGCCTCGGTGGTGTCCAGGGTGGCGGCGGCCCGCTTCAGGTCGCGTACGGCGAGCCCGCCGGCCCGTAGCACGGCCGGCCCGGCGTGCTCCCAGGACTTGACCAGCTCCTCTACGGTGCCCAGCGCGGCCAGTGCCTGCCCGGCGGCGTTCGCGTCCACAAGCTGTGGACGGTGTTCGCGGTCCACGCCGACCGGCGGCGCGACCGGCGCCGTACGCCGGTGCGCGAGCCCGCCCCGCAGGTGCAGGGCCACCTCGCGGGGCAGCACGACGGTACGGGCCGACGCGGGCAGCAACAGCCCCCGGTCGCGCAGCCAGCGCACCGGCGGCGCCGGATTCGGGGTCACCTCCCCGTACGGCGGCCCCCACACGAGCCGGCCCAGCACCTGGTGGGCCTCCGCCGGGGCCTCGTCCAGCAGCGCCGACATCCGCTCCTGGTCGGTGAACAGGCCCGTCAGCGCGGCCACCGCCGACACCGGGTCGTGCGTCGCCGGCAGCCCGGCCGCCGCCACGATCTCCTGGATCCGGGTCGGCGACATCCCGGAGGTCGCCTCGGCGACGGTCGGGCCCAGCCCGGTCGGGGAGGGGCGCTGCGCGGACGGCGCGAGCAGCTCCCGGGCGGTGCGCACCAGGCGCAGCCGGTCGTCGTCGCCCCACACCAGGGCCTGGTCGCGCAGGGTGCCGAGCGCCCGGGGCAGGGCGGCGCGGGCGGCCTCGTCCTCACCGCCCGTCAGGAGCGACTCCAACACCGGGTACGGGCACGGGTCCGGGGCCACGGCGAGGGCTTCGGCCGTCTGGAGGGCGAACCGGTCGAGGCGGTCCAGGGCGCGCACCACCGAGGCGCGGGTCCCGGCGCGGGTGGCGAGTTGGGTGACGTCGCCGGGCACCGGGTTCAGCAGGTCCGGGCGGGCGTGCAGGAGGGCGGCGAGGGCGACGTCGTCGCGGGCGCGGAGCGCCTCGGCGAGGGAACGCGGGGCGTTCGCCGCAGCGGGTGCGGTGCCGGTGCTTGCCTCGGGCACGGTGGTCGCCTCCTGGTCACGTCGGCCGGTCGTCGGCCGGTCCCCATCCGGTCCACGGTATCCGCTGCGTCGGCGGCCGCTCCACGGGCGCACGCGCTACCTTCGGGACAGGCGGTACGTGAGGAGCCGGGGCGTGGGGATCGAGAGCGACCAGCTGGTCTACGAATATCTGAGCCGGGTCGGGGACTTGGCGCAGCGGCGGCAGGTGTCGTCGGGGGACCGGATGCGGTTGGTGGCGGGGCTGCGGGACGAGATCGACCGTCGGCGTGCCACGTACGAACCGGACACGCCGGCGGCGGTACGGCTCATCCTGGAGCGGATCGGCACGCCGGAGGAGGTCGTGGCGACGGTGGGTCGGGCGGCGGCGCCGGAACCGCCGGTGGTGGCGGTGCCGAAGCAGCGGGAGCCGGAGCCGGAGCGGGGGCCGGATGCGGTGAACGTGCCGCCGCACCTGGCGGGGGTCGACGAACTCGGTGCCTCCGACCGGGGCGAGCCCGACTGGTGGCGGGTCGCCGCCGGCGGCCGGGGGGCGGGGCCGCAGGTGGAGGGCTTCGCGGGCGGCATCGAGATGCCGGACCTGTTCGAGGAGGAGAAGCCGAAGGAAGGGCCGGGCGGAGAGTCCGGCTCGGAGCCTTCGTCAACCGCGCGGCGGCTCGTACGGGTGCTGCGGGCGCGGCGCGAGCGGAAGGCCGAGGCCGCGGCGGAGGCGGGCGCTCCGCGGGCCCGGCCGAACGTGTTCCTGCTGGTGGTGGCCGCGGTGCTGGTCGCCGGGGCGGTCACCGGGTCGTGGATGGTGCTCGTCGTCGGCTGGTTGGCGGCGTTGGCCTCCGGGGTGCTGGGGCCGAGGGAACGCAAGTGGGTGGTCTTCGGCGTGCCGGGTGCGGTGTTCCTGGCGGCGCTGGTGTGGCTGTGGGGCCGGACGGACGGACGGTGGGGCGAGGCGCTGGCGCCCGACCGGTTGGGCTCCGCGTACCAGGGGCTGTGGCCGACGCTGGTCCGCGTCGCCGCGCTCACCCTGGCCGGGTACCTCTCGGTGCGCTCCCGCCGCCGCTAGGGGGTGCGGCGCCGTTGCCGGGGCCGGCCCCTGGGCCCCCGCACCTCAAACGCCGGCAGGGCTGGATTTGGCCGGGCCGAGTCCGGAGGTTGGCCGGGCCGGCCCCCGGGCCCGCGCGCCTCAAGCGCCCGCGTGGCGGTATCTCGACCCGAGGGTCGTTCGCTCGGGTGGGCTCGGCACAATGGGGTTCATGCGCTCCGAGACCCCCACCGCACGGCTGACGGTCGGCTTCGACCTCGACATGACGCTCATCGATTCGCGTCCGGGCATCAAGGCGGCCTACGAGGCCCTGTCGGCCGAGACCGGGGCGTTCATCGACGCCGACGCGGCGATCACGCGGCTCGGTCCGCCGCTGGACGAGGAGCTCGCGTACTGGTTCCCGGCGGACGAGATCCCGGCCATGGCCGACCGCTACCGGGCGATCTACCCCACGTACGCCATCGAGCCGACGCCGGCGATGCCCGGCGCCCGCGAGGCGATCGCGGCGGTCCAGGCCCTCGGCGGTCGGGCCATCGTCGTCACCGCCAAGCACGAGCCGAACGCCCGTTTGCACCTCGCGCACCTCGGCATCGAGCCCGACGCCGTCATCGGCTGGCTGTGGGCGGAGGCCAAGGCGGGGGCCCTGCGGGAGTACGAGGCGCAGGTGTACGTCGGCGACCACGTGGGCGACGTACGGGGCGCCCGGACGGCCGGCGCGCTGTCGGTGGTCGTCCCGACCGGGCCGTGCCCGGAGTCCGAACTGCGCGCGGCGGGCGCGGACGTGGTGCTGCCGGACCTGACGGCGCTGCCGGAATGGCTTGAGGGGTACCTGGCCGCGAGCCCGGCCTGATCCGAAAGACACCCCCTAGCCCTGCGGATCAGGGCTGCGCGGCTCGTGCCGCCCTGCGCTGGGCCGCCGCCGAGCGGAGCACGCCCGCCGCCGAGATGGCGAAGCCGACGCCCATGAGCATGCACACGGCCCACGCGTACGACGGGAACGGATCGGTGCCCAGGAACAGCGGCGCCATCGTCGCGAGGGTCGCCACCGCGCCGACGATGAACACGATGCCACCGGTCTTCACGAGTCCGTCGCCGGGCCGCGCTTCGTCGGAATGAGGAGTAACAGTCACCTCACCAGGGTAGTTCCTGGCCGAAGCGGCCACTCCGGGAAGGACCGGGGAACGTCTTGTCTCCCGTTTCCGGACCATTAGCCTGTGAGGAGGCGGGTCGCAGGACCCGCTGCACTGCTATCCGGAGCCGATTCGAACGGTGAACCGGACCCGACGAGTACAAGGACAGAGGACGGACGTGCCTACCGGCAAGGTCAAGTGGTTCAACAGCGAGAAGGGCTTCGGCTTTCTCTCCCGGGACGACGGCGGAGACGTCTTCGTCCACTCGTCGGTGCTCCCCGCCGGCGTCGACGCCCTCAAGCCCGGCCAGCGCGTGGAGTTCGGAGTCGTCGCGGGACAGCGCGGTGACCAGGCACTTTCGGTGACGGTGTTGGATCCGGCACCCTCGGTCGCGGCCGCGCAGCGCCGCAAGCCGGACGAGCTGGCCTCGATCGTGCAGGACCTGACGACCCTGCTGGAGAACATCACCCCGATGCTGGAGCGCGGTCGCTACCCCGACAAGGCGCACGGCACGAAGATCGCCGGCCTGCTGCGCGCGGTGGCCGACCAGCTCGACGTCTGACCCTCGCGCGCCCTCGCACGCGCCCGGTGCCCCGCCACTCGAACGAGAGGCGGGGCACCGTCGCTTCGTACAGCCGCTACGGGAAGCGCAGCGCGTCCGGTGCGATGGCCGGAACCAGACCCTCTGCGGCGGCCCGGGTCAGCAGCCCGCGCACGGCCGCGTAGCCGTCGTCGCCGAGGTCGGCGGTGAACTCGTTGACGTACAGCCCGATGTGCTGATCGGCGACCGCCGGGTCCAGCTCCTGCGCGTGGGCGCGTACGTAGGGCCGGGACGCCTCGGGGTTCGCCCACGCCATCCGCACCGACGTACGGGCCGACTCGGCCAGCGCGCGCAGCGTGTCCGCGCCCAGCGAGCGCTTCGCGATGATCGCGCCGAGCGGGATGGGCAGGCCGGTGGTGGACTCCCAGTGCTCGCCCATGTCGGCCAGGCAGTGCAGCCCGTAGTCCTGATAGGTGAACCGGGCCTCGTGGATGACCAGTCCGGCGTCCACCCGGCCGTCGCGCACCGCCGGCATGATCTCGTGGAACGGCAGCACGACCACCTTGCCGACCTCCGCCGGCAGCACGTCCGCCGCCCACAGCCGGAACAGCAGGTAGGCGGTGGAGCGTTCGCTCGGCACGGCGACGGTCTTGCCGGCCAGGTCCACGCCCGCTTCACGGGTCGAACTGCGATCCTTTACGAGCACCAGCGGCCCGCAGCCGCGTCCCAGTGCCCCGCCGCAGGGCAGCAGCGCGTACTCGTCCAACACCCACGGCAGGACGGCGTAGGACACCTTCAGCACGTCCAGCTCGCCGCGCTCGGCCATGCCGTTGGTGACGTCGATGTCCGCGAAGGTCACGTCCAGGGCGGGCGCCCCGGGGACGCGGCCGTGCGCCCAGGCGTCGAAGACGAAGGTGTCGTTCGGGCAGGGCGAGTAGGCGATGTTCAGCGGCCGGCTGTCAGCGCTGCTGGTGCTCATGTCGTTCTCCCCAGTTGACGAGTACGGGTCCCAGGGCCCGGAATCCGGCGGTCAGGGCGCCGAGCGCCTCCCCGATCCGCCAGGCGGCCCGGTCGCGCGGTCCGACGGCGTTGGACACGGCGCGGATCTCCAGTACGGGCAGCCCGTGCGCGGCGGTGGCCTCGGCCACCCCGAAGCCCTCCATCGCCTCGGCCCCGGCGAGGGGGTGGCGGGCCGCGAGTTCGGCGGCGCGGGCGGCGGTGCCGGTGACGGTGGAGACGGTCAGCACCGGCGCGAGCAGCGCCCCGGTGGCCTCGGCGGCGCGGGCGGCCAGCTCGGCGGGCGGCAGGTGCACGGTGTGGCCGAAGCCGAGCTCCCGTACGTCGAGGAAGCCGTCGGGGGTCTGGGCCCCCAGGTCGGCGGCGACGAGCGCGTCCGCGACCACGAGCGAGCCGAGCGGGGCGGCGGGCGCGAACCCGCCGCCGATGCCGGCGGAGATGACGAGGTCGTAGGCGGCCAGGGCGAGCGCGGTGGCCGTGGCGGCCGCCGCGGCGGCCGGGCCGACGCCGCCGACGAGCACGTCGACGGCGAGGCCGGGCAGGTCCCTACGGGTGACGGGGTAGCCCCCG
Coding sequences:
- a CDS encoding 1,4-dihydroxy-6-naphthoate synthase, whose product is MSTSSADSRPLNIAYSPCPNDTFVFDAWAHGRVPGAPALDVTFADIDVTNGMAERGELDVLKVSYAVLPWVLDEYALLPCGGALGRGCGPLVLVKDRSSTREAGVDLAGKTVAVPSERSTAYLLFRLWAADVLPAEVGKVVVLPFHEIMPAVRDGRVDAGLVIHEARFTYQDYGLHCLADMGEHWESTTGLPIPLGAIIAKRSLGADTLRALAESARTSVRMAWANPEASRPYVRAHAQELDPAVADQHIGLYVNEFTADLGDDGYAAVRGLLTRAAAEGLVPAIAPDALRFP
- a CDS encoding futalosine hydrolase, which gives rise to MRALVVTAVAAEADSVATGLTPHPDPVTPEPRILPGGYPVTRRDLPGLAVDVLVGGVGPAAAAAATATALALAAYDLVISAGIGGGFAPAAPLGSLVVADALVAADLGAQTPDGFLDVRELGFGHTVHLPPAELAARAAEATGALLAPVLTVSTVTGTAARAAELAARHPLAGAEAMEGFGVAEATAAHGLPVLEIRAVSNAVGPRDRAAWRIGEALGALTAGFRALGPVLVNWGERHEHQQR
- a CDS encoding cold-shock protein — protein: MPTGKVKWFNSEKGFGFLSRDDGGDVFVHSSVLPAGVDALKPGQRVEFGVVAGQRGDQALSVTVLDPAPSVAAAQRRKPDELASIVQDLTTLLENITPMLERGRYPDKAHGTKIAGLLRAVADQLDV
- a CDS encoding HAD hydrolase-like protein, translating into MRSETPTARLTVGFDLDMTLIDSRPGIKAAYEALSAETGAFIDADAAITRLGPPLDEELAYWFPADEIPAMADRYRAIYPTYAIEPTPAMPGAREAIAAVQALGGRAIVVTAKHEPNARLHLAHLGIEPDAVIGWLWAEAKAGALREYEAQVYVGDHVGDVRGARTAGALSVVVPTGPCPESELRAAGADVVLPDLTALPEWLEGYLAASPA
- a CDS encoding helicase C-terminal domain-containing protein: MPEASTGTAPAAANAPRSLAEALRARDDVALAALLHARPDLLNPVPGDVTQLATRAGTRASVVRALDRLDRFALQTAEALAVAPDPCPYPVLESLLTGGEDEAARAALPRALGTLRDQALVWGDDDRLRLVRTARELLAPSAQRPSPTGLGPTVAEATSGMSPTRIQEIVAAAGLPATHDPVSAVAALTGLFTDQERMSALLDEAPAEAHQVLGRLVWGPPYGEVTPNPAPPVRWLRDRGLLLPASARTVVLPREVALHLRGGLAHRRTAPVAPPVGVDREHRPQLVDANAAGQALAALGTVEELVKSWEHAGPAVLRAGGLAVRDLKRAAATLDTTEAQAAFWIELAYAAGLLASDGETDERYAPTPAFDDWTELPPAERWSALATAWLPATRTAGLAGEQDAKGRTLSVLGADLDRSAAPEVRRRVLDLLADLPEGGSARPDTLLERLAWERPARGTSDLRARLAHWTLTEAEVLGVTGRGALSTFGRALLEHRDPAPLLAPLLPEPVDHVLLQADLTAVAPGPLRRPLAEVLAVLADVESKGGATVYRFTPGSVRRALDAGHTASDLHAFLAEHSRTPVPQPLAYLIDDVARRHGHLRVGAASSYVRCDDDAMLGEILADKRSAGLGLRRLAPTVLAAQAEPGALLDGLRAMGYAPAAESRTGDVVVARADAHRTPARRAPVPVPDGPPVPDATLLGAAVRAIRAGDLAATAVRKQPASEAGGQAPAPAPGELPLTSAAETLATVQAAALTGSAVWIGYVNADGAASQRVIAPVRVEGGFVTGYDHTADEVRTYALHRITGVAELAEDQV